From the genome of Rubripirellula reticaptiva:
CATTGGATCGAACGTCGAGCAATTTCACATCGCCCGCTTCGACACTGTGCGATAAGTCCTGCGGTGTGCCAGTTGAATACACTTCGTCTGCCAAACCACTCGATCGAACCTCGTTTGCGTCGAATGCGCCCGTGATTTCCTCGATGCCGATCTTGTGCAATAGCCGTGCCGCTTCTTCAAGCTGATCGGGCTGGCAGATCAGGTACGTTGGCCGCTCGTAGTCCACCAACCATCCCGCCCATGCCGATAACATCGAAAGCGGAATGTTGATCGTGCCATCAACGTGACCTTTGGCGAATTCGGGCGATGGAGTGAGATCGACGACGGTGCCGGACTGGACGGCGCCTGCCAAACCAGCGACATCGAGCATTTTGTGGTGATGTCCCGCGCCAAGGATCCGTGGACCTTCTTTGTTCACTCGCTTCATTACCGCGAAATACTTCGGCGCTTCCGGTTGGTCGGCCAGGATGTAATGCACAAACTCGTCTTCGTCGTTGAACTGAAGTGACGGATTGAACCGTTTCTCGTAGCCAACCGTTGACGATGGAATTGCACCGAGACCTTTGCCGCAAGCACTTCCTGCTCCGTGAGCCGGCCAGACTTGCAAGTATTCCGGCAGCGACTTGAATCGCTCTGCCGACTTGAACAGATCGCGAGCACCGGGTTCCGCCGTATTGATCAATCCAGTGGCTTCTTCGAGCAAGTCAGGTCGACCAATCGAACCGACAAACACAAAGTCGCCAGTGAAGATGCCCATCGGCTTGTTGGCACCGCCGCCTTGGTCGGTCAACATGAACGAAATGCT
Proteins encoded in this window:
- a CDS encoding MBL fold metallo-hydrolase, with product MLLKYFYDEKLAHASYMVGCQRAKEAVIVDPGRDIEQYLAMAEKEGVKIVAVAETHIHADYVSGARELADRVNAKLYVSDEGPAEWKYLYLAGYDSMPVHDGDHFMVGNIRFDVVHTPGHTPESISFMLTDQGGGANKPMGIFTGDFVFVGSIGRPDLLEEATGLINTAEPGARDLFKSAERFKSLPEYLQVWPAHGAGSACGKGLGAIPSSTVGYEKRFNPSLQFNDEDEFVHYILADQPEAPKYFAVMKRVNKEGPRILGAGHHHKMLDVAGLAGAVQSGTVVDLTPSPEFAKGHVDGTINIPLSMLSAWAGWLVDYERPTYLICQPDQLEEAARLLHKIGIEEITGAFDANEVRSSGLADEVYSTGTPQDLSHSVEAGDVKLLDVRSNDEWKEGHIEQAEHRFLGRLPKDLDELPRDEKLVVQCRSGARSAIAASVLQAGGFKDVVNLTGGYVAWKSAGLPSVKSRPAMSS